The Humulus lupulus chromosome 4, drHumLupu1.1, whole genome shotgun sequence genome has a window encoding:
- the LOC133832175 gene encoding protein FAR1-RELATED SEQUENCE 5-like, translating into MFAPSSTGGSSKRAVGEGFSGKAVKDEICKLKVSKLTVEFDLTTTKPVKKHGNMFNNMCHFFANPEIGKLPNVIDNFEKLHRRKDEWRNEYVEVKYRMDNTNLVENDLQSRRKIDFESQDGILSSNVDIKSLHSKIDEEAIPKVGMEFNTEEEAYNFYNAYAYKIGFSIRRSKMHKDFLDGRIIDRIFCCSCEGHREKDKRDVIVKSHRAEMTFGCLARMKINSRQNSKYRVVDFVMEHTHVTSSPSKSHLHRSQRRLTVAQAVEIDLTNISGITPKASYDLMARRVGGCENLGYTIVDCQNYLQSKRTIQMRVGDTGGILEYLQSMQLEDPAFVSAMQADEDDMITNIFWADGRMMTDYFYFGDVVSFDTTYKKNKECRPFAMFLGVNHHKQTIIFGAALLYDETAETFAWLFDTFAKTMSGKKPKTILTDQDAAMEKALESQWPETTHRLCIWHILQNAAKNLSGVFQNFREFTKDFSSCIYDYDEKDVFIEAWNSMLEKYDLRDNKWLKKMFNLKEKWALVYGRETLCADMKTTQRSESMNNVIKNYVSYKHEIPRFFQHFQRLVEDRQYDELKADFKATQTSLSLSLPIEILKHTSIVYTPALFRMFEKEFCKAYDCAMNIKSENRTVSEYTVTPHGKVYEHIVTYDSSNDTVTCGCKKFDFAGILCAHILKSKSVSVEDAKAKMAKHYKEVCRMQTQLATKADEDEKAYKISSRERDSNFYYQT; encoded by the exons ATGTTTGCTCCGAGCTCTACAGGAGGTTCTAGCAAGAGGGCGGTTGGAGAAGGATTTAGTGGGAAGGCAGTTAAGGATGAAATATGCAAGTTGAAGGTTTCGAAGTTGACTGTTGAGTTTGACTTGACCACAACAAAGCCTGTTAAGAAACACGGCAACATGTTTAATAACATGTGCCATTTCTTT GCTAATCCAGAAATTGGCAAGCTGCCAAATGTCATAGACAATTTTGAAAAACTCCATCGCAGAAAAGATGAATGGAGAAATGAATATGTTGAAGTTAAATAT AGGATGGACAATACTAATTTGGTGGAGAATGATTTACAATCACGTCGAAAAATAGATTTTGAAAGTCAAGATGGGATATTGTCTTCAAATGTTGATATAAAATCTCTTCATTCTAAAATTGATGAAGAGGCAATACCAAAGGTTGGTATGGAGTTTAATACTGAAGAGGAagcttataatttttataatgcatATGCGTATAAGATAGGTTTTAGTATTAGAAGGAGTAAAATGCATAAAGATTTTTTAGACGGACGGATAATAGATAGAATATTTTGTTGCTCATGTGAAGGTCATCGAGAAAAAGATAAACGAGATGTTATAGTGAAATCTCATCGTGCTGAAATGACATTTGGTTGTTTGGCAAGAATGAAAATCAATTCTCGTCAAAATAGTAAATATCGTGTGGTCGATTTTGTTATGGAACATACACATGTGACATCAAGTCCTAGCAAAAGTCATTTACATAGATCTCAAAGAAGATTGACTGTAGCCCAAGCTGTTGAAATTGATTTAACTAACATCTCAGGAATTACTCCTAAGGCAAGTTATGATTTAATGGCTAGGCGAGTTGGTGGGTGCGAGAACCTTGGATATACTATTGTTGATTGTCAAAATTATTTGCAGAGTAAACGAACAATTCAAATGAGAGTAGGAGATACTGGTGGTATACTTGAATATCTTCAAAGTATGCAATTAGAAGACCCTGCTTTTGTTAGTGCCATGCAAGCTGATGAAGATGACATGATAACCAATATCTTTTGGGCAGATGGAAGAATGATGACAGATTATTTCTATTTCGGTGATGTTGTTTCCTTTGACAcaacttacaaaaaaaataaagagtGTCGACCGTTCGCAATGTTTCTTGGGGTGAATCATCACAAGCAAACTATTATCTTTGGAGCTGCACTATTATACGATGAAACTGCTGAAACTTTTGCTTGGTTATTTGACACTTTTGCTAAAACAATGTCAGGAAAAAAGCCAAAGACTATTCTTACTGACCAAGATGCAGCAATGGAAAAAGCTTTAGAGTCTCAATGGCCAGAAACAACTCACCGTTTATGCATTTGGCACATATTGCAGAATGCTGCAAAAAATCTTAGTGGGGTTTTTCAAAATTTTAGAGAATTCACAAAGGATTTTAGTAgttgtatttatgattatgatgaGAAGGATGTTTTTATTGAAGCTTGGAATAGTATGCTTGAGAAATATGATCTTAGAGACAATAAGTGGCTAAAAAAAATGTTCAATTTGAAGGAAAAATGGGCATTGGTATATGGAAGAGAGACACTTTGTGCAGACATGAAAACTACTCAGCGGAGTGAAAGTATGAATAATGTAATTAAGAATTATGTTAGCTACAAGCATGAAATACCAagattttttcagcattttcaaagattagtTGAGGATCGTCAATATGATGAGTTGAAGGCTGATTTTAAAGCAACTCAAACTTCATTGTCATTGTCTTTGCCAATAGAAATTTTGAAGCATACATCAATTGTTTACACTCCAGCTTTATTCAGAATGTTTGAGAAAGAATTTTGCAAGGCTTATGATTGTGCTATGAACATTAAAAGTGAGAATAGAACAGTGTCAGAGTATACAGTGACCCCTCATGGAAAGGTTTATGAGCATATTGTTACATATGATTCTTCTAATGATACAGTAACATGTGGTTGTAAGAAATTTGATTTTGCAGGAATTTTGTGTGCACATATTTTGAAG AGCAAGAGTGTGTCTGTTGAAGATGCAAAAGCAAAAATGGCAAAACATTACAAAGAAGTTTGTAGAATGCAAACTCAGCTAGCAACAAAAGCCGATGAAGATGAGAAAGCATACAAAATT AGCTCAAGGGAAAGAGATTCCAACTTCTACTACCAGACATAA